One Perca flavescens isolate YP-PL-M2 chromosome 16, PFLA_1.0, whole genome shotgun sequence genomic window, tttttgtaaatcggtaaactatgtgtttgtTATAACCAAAATGGTTAGTGATGGttagaaaagtggaaagacgaccgaaaacggcttttcatagttttattttgtttctgtcgactttgaatgaagtggtctttacgatgctaaaattatatttacatggagtctggtgggtttagcaaacgcAATTTAGCGgatgttgttttgtttaaaaaaaggatcttactttttaacagacaggtcgacctccttagaaatcctttccataatgtggTCAAgacagaatattaatctgagcctgtcagtggcaaaacgagcacctTTGTGAAGTTAAATACAAGCtagacaattgccctattaaatTACAGcgtagcttgtttcgctgctgccaactgcagcaatctagcttaatactggaccaatgtcaaagatagttgttcctatcagtcacttagacacaaaaacatagggaaatagggttgaaaaaaagttatacagtattagctagttgtgtatatactgtatgtttcagtTGTTCACCaaatgacttggtctcggtttaggtggtcttgactacaacactgctgtgtacattaaaatagtcatgaacttgttttgggtgttttcGTCTTAGAACTTTGACTCTCTTTGTCGGTTCATGAAAGTTGCTAACTTGGTCGCCTTAAACCAGTTGTTAATTTTTCCGGTATATTGTCATTTTAGTCCGTTATGTTGCTAGCCAAAATTAGCACACCAAATAACATCACAGTTAAAGAGAATTACGGTTGCACAttgctaaccaagctagctagctagctagcattagctgatAACTTGGCTCCAACTTCTTGTCCAAATATGGTTACCAAAAAACCAAGATGACGACGGCCGAAATGCCAAACTCGATTTAAAACAGaggtccacaaaccaatgggtgacgtcacggtGGCTATGTCCACTTACAGTCTATGTAAAgctacaaaaacaataaaaaaaggtgacaaTGACAACACCATGACCATTACTTTTGTATTTTCTAGTTACAAACATCACTCGAATATAAGAATGACTATAATTTGGATCAGAAAAAGCACGGTGTGAGATCAAAGTCGTTTAACAGCTCCGGGCTGAAAATTAGTAGGACAACtaaatttagtttttaaatctGTGACAATAGGACAGAGTGTCTACATTCATAAATATTACATTCACGATCCTATTCAGCGGGGAATGCTAAAACAAAGGATTCAACTGATGttacatttactgtattgttttttaatgttacgACATTTTTAAACAATTGGAGATTTCCAGCTGGTTTTCACGAGACATCTACTTGgttttcttcttctgctctTGGAAGAAGTCATTGCAGGCAACAGTCAGGGCGGCCACCAACACGACAAACTCATTGAAATCCACCTCGTTGTCTTTGTTCGTGTCCAGGTCGTTCATGATTTTCTCCACGAGCATCGGATCCTTCTgagactgaaaaaaataaaaagagaatatTAGTGCAACAAATGGGACTTTTTCTAGCTTTTAGTCTCGTAATGATTCGTATGGCCTTGTAAGCCAACAGCATTGACACTTCAGATCCCTGTCAGAGCActtaaaatacctttttaagTTGTAATGTAGGAAATATCAGTCCGTCCGTGCAGGATGAGTCACAACCACGAATGCTTGGTATTGACTCAAGGCAAAAAGCCGTCAGTGTCTAGTGGAGAGCAGAGTGATGTCGCTGCTGAATGAGCCATGAGCAGCAgcggatcacacacacacgacattTATTGCTTTTGCTCATTTCCCCCAGGATCCAGAAACAAGACGTAGCTTTCCTTTTACGCCCTCCAACCTCCGAGGCGCCGGTGATCTTTGCGTCGtggcactcattaaagttaacaTTTTTTAGTAATCTAGTCCACCGTGAGGGCTAACTTACTCGAgggttttcttttattcttttaattaGAAAAATATCGCCTCAGCCGCACGTTTTAAATGTGGTTTTGATTTTTTATGGttaaaaagactcaaaactaCATTTGAGAGAGTGAAAATGACatcaatataaatgtattgatGTGTATATCTTGTATTATGTAATTTGGTTTCTCTTTTGTCTTTTACTTTGTTGTTTCATATTAAACTATAATCATACTCTATGTTAAAGAGATACACTCTGGGTCCCTTGGGGGTTCTTGTCTTCCTTACAAATGTTTTTATAGGATGGATTGGTTACTGTGTACAAGTTATTTTGATGTgctaaataaaaggaaaaaaaatcaaaataaagtTGGCAGTATGACTGGGACGTGAAAAGACAATAAATCCTGCATTACTTATCAGTAAAGAAATTCAGAACAAAAACTATAGGATTATATACTTTTCATTTACTTTTAAAATATCACCTTTATGCTTTCTCCTTTCCGGCAAAGCCCTGTTTCACAGTAACATGGctgcatatataataaaaaaacacacacagcacaaaaaaaaaagctaaatgaaaataaaaatactgtaaataggaAAAATGTCTGTTGTGACTGTGAAATACAGATATTACCATGTTTATTCCCgacaaaaataaatttgacAGTTTGATGACTTAGCTACATTGTTCTGTGAAAACCACGTATCTCCAAAACATCAACTGTTCATGTTTTTTAACTTAGCCTTGTTGACAACGTATTTTTcctataatgtaataatgttttatggtttaatttttaaatatgGTTTATTTAGATTTCAAAGTAGAAGAATAAGTttatctgaaaaagaaaaaaactgagaTACATGGATTTGAGAGTCAGTGAGACTTCACAATGACTTGAAAAATCAAAGTGGGtcaacatttaaatatttatatattcaaacctaaataaaattgattaaatAGAATAAagtagtaaaaataaaataaactatcTAAATTCAAATTGCCAACCCTGAACTGAGAGACAACTTTAGCTAAACTGAAATAATCAAAAAGTAtagaaacaaattaaaatgaagCTTTCCTTTCCTCTGCTGTCTGGATTTTCAGTCCGAAAAAAAATCGTTTTAATACTACCCACTCGTTTCTAAACTAAACTATACATACACGCAGTAATCTATCATATCTTGGTTTTGGGAAGTGTCAATGTTTTCTGTCAGAGGAGACCAAGGGTGAATGTTACGCTGTGGCTGCGTCTATTCTCAGAGGTGCCAGCAGCCCGAGGGATGTGATGACATCATGTCTATTTTTGGAGGCGATATGGgccactgatgatgatgatttgtGAGCACCTGAGGCTTCCCGTCCGCATGAGGGAGTACAAG contains:
- the s100z gene encoding protein S100-Z, with translation MRSQLEGAMDALITVFYNYSGQDGDKYKLNKGELKELLNTELNDFLTSQKDPMLVEKIMNDLDTNKDNEVDFNEFVVLVAALTVACNDFFQEQKKKTK